The following are encoded together in the Corticium candelabrum chromosome 1, ooCorCand1.1, whole genome shotgun sequence genome:
- the LOC134193171 gene encoding uncharacterized protein LOC134193171, translated as MRRRAFLLEGAALLGLLQQHFISCLGSESSDCIVTRLFHTVSALSGTMENIQEDFSNLRRDLQSEREERIKLQVDNVELRQLIIQLQADNALFNRSSTALTLNVAQLQDNLVAVSTTSEIMQEKLSNVTSELRHAKDERITLKSSTVELLEVTMQLQHNDERLNESSMAIKEEVTSLKGLMQINIDELAEVKNVTTELQENVASLEEEYNLFENTSDDLSAAVAQLKDDVGACKTSQSNLIRSSSIPFCNATKVGHFYLNNVTNELTVCNGNDWYSMTRGCPYNNYEGYCGYSVLSHRCQLIWKHSYVEVGSATNDMRTFSSFDRPCTDLSVGWCNIADKDAVPGQVQVTAAYHEGQLVYAYRGDRNNELGKTWRGAILNNSIKIVDLCTQANGTPPEPTFDSYQGLTFDKFNPGVHTGNCDTDQYQSATVDCRWQNCVLPSSISSQPYRVQMTVAIYLC; from the exons ATGCGTCGTCGTGCTTTCCTGCTTGAAGGAGCAGCGCTTTTG GGTCTGCTACAACAACATTTCATTTCATGTCTAGGATCTGAAAGCTCTGACTGTATCGTCACACGGCTGTTTCATACG GTGAGCGCTCTTTCAGGAACAATGGAG AATATTCAAGAGGATTTTAGTAATCTGAGGAGGGATCTACAAAGTGAAAGAGAAGAAAGGATCAAGTTGCAG GTGGACAACGTGGAACTTCGCCAACTCATCATTCAGCTTCAAGCAGACAACGCACTTTTCAATCGCAGTTCAACT GCTTTGACTTTAAATGTTGCTCAACTTCAAGACAATCTGGTTGCTGTGAGTACAACTTCCGAG ATAATGCAAGAAAAGTTGAGCAACGTGACAAGTGAATTGCGGCATGCAAAAGACGAAAGAATTACACTcaag AGTTCGACCGTGGAATTGCTCGAAGTGACCATGCAGCTCCAACACAATGATGAACGTTTAAATGAAAGCTCTATG GCGATAAAAGAAGAAGTAACGAGTCTCAAGGGCCTTATGCAGATCAATATTGATGAATTAGCTGAAGTGAAG AATGTCACAACAGAATTACAAGAGAACGTTGCTTCTCTTGAAGAAGAGTATAATCTTTTCGAGAATACTTCTGAT GATCTATCTGCAGCCGTTGCGCAACTAAAAGATGATGTAGGAGCATGTAAG ACATCACAATCTAACCTAATTCGATCGAGCTCTATCCCTTTCTGCAACGCGACGAAAGTCGGACATTTCTATTTGAACAACGTGACTAACGAACTGACAGTATGCAACGGAAACGATTGGTACAGTATGACAAGAGGATGTCCATATAACAATTATGAG GGTTATTGTGGATATTCGGTTTTGTCCCATCGTTGCCAATTGATTTGGAAGCATTCATATGTTGAGGTTGGAAGTGCTACAAACGACATGCGCACATTCAGTTCATTCGACCGACCATGCACAGACCTGTCTGTTGGATGGTGCAACATCGCCGATAAAGACGCAGTGCCTGGACAGGTGCAAGTAACTGCAGCCTATCACGAGGGTCAACTAGTATATGCTTATCGTGGAGATAGGAATAATGAATTAGGAAAGACGTGGAGAGGAGCAATACTCAACAATTCTATTAAAATAgtagatttgtgtacacaagCTAATGGAACCCCTCCAGAACCGACTTTCGATAGTTATCAAGGGCTGACATTTGACAAATTTAATCCTGGCGTACACACTGGTAACTGCGACACAGACCAGTATCAAAGTGCTACCGTTGACTGTCGCTGGCAGAATTGTGTACTGCCATCGAGCATCTCCAGTCAACCGTACCGTGTACAAATGACTGTCGCAATATATCTATGCTAA